A region from the Lolium perenne isolate Kyuss_39 chromosome 4, Kyuss_2.0, whole genome shotgun sequence genome encodes:
- the LOC127294883 gene encoding transcription factor BHLH3 has translation MMSSRERKKAAALQEKLQLLRSLTHSHALSDTSIIMDASKYIKELKQKVVMLNQEIACAQDSRSRQNSSYPTVKVETLGHGSFLVNVFSDKSCPGLLVSLLEALDELGLSVLEATATCADTFRLEAIGGENLVENVDELVIKQAMLRAIRTARSSQSGGTEDDDDQI, from the exons ATGATGTCGTCGAGGGAGCGCAAGAAAGCAGCCGCTCTGCAGGAGAAGCTGCAGCTCCTTCGCTCTCTCACGCACTCCCATGCT CTGAGCGATACGTCGATAATCATGGACGCGTCCAAGTACATCAAAGAGCTGAAGCAGAAGGTGGTGATGCTGAACCAGGAGATCGCTTGCGCGCAGGACTCGCGCAGCAGACAGAACTCTTCCTACCCCACG GTCAAGGTTGAAACCCTAGGGCACGGGTCGTTCCTCGTCAACGTGTTCTCTGACAAGAGCTGCCCGGGGCTTCTCGTTTCCCTCCTCGAGGCCTTGGATGAGCTGGGCCTCAGCGTCCTCGAAGCCACGGCCACCTGCGCCGACACCTTCCGTCTAGAAGCCATAGGAGGGGAG AACCTGGTGGAGAACGTGGACGAGCTCGTCATCAAGCAGGCGATGCTGCGGGCCATAAGAACGGCCCGCTCATCCCAGAGCGGCGgcaccgaggacgacgacgatCAGATATAG